From Micromonospora echinaurantiaca:
GTCAGGTTCCACACCAGCGCGCCGACCCCGACCAGGATGCCGAGCAACAGCAGCACGGTGAGCAGGGCGGCCAGCGCGGCGGGCAGCCGCAGCCGGCGCAGCCGGAGCAGCACCGGGTCGAGCAGCGCGGTCAGGAAGACGGTGGCGGCCAGCGCGATGGCCAGCGGCGCGAGCAGCACCGCGATCCGGCCGACCAGGTAGAGCCCGGCGGACACCACCACCAGGCACGCACTCCACAAGACCGCCGTGCGGACCAGCCACGGCAGCCCCGCCCAGGCCTGCCGAGGGCTGCCGTCCCGGCTGGTCGTCTCGGGCGTACGCCCGGCACCGTCGTCACTCACGTCGGCCCTCCTCGATCTCCGGCGTGGTCGGTACCCGGCCGGCGTCCGTCCGACACCCGTGCCCACGCTAGGCAACCGGCCGGCCGTCGGGGAGCGGTTCCCCGTTCCCGGTGGCCCGGCCGCTGCTGGTCACCGCCAGCGGCGGGTGGGCGAGCCGAGTGGACGGGCCGGCGACCGTCCACGGTGGTGCCGGGCCGGCCGCCGGTGGCGCGGTTCGGCCGGCGCGTCGTGTCCCGTCCGTGGCGTTCTGTCCGGTCGGCGTTTGCGCCCCTGGCCGGGGGGAACGCAGGATGCCCGACTTCGAGTTGAGGAGAACCCTGATGAGCGACTTCATGGACAAGGCCAAGGACTTCGCCGACAAGCACGACAAGCAGGTCGACCAGGGGCTGGAGAAGGGCGGCGAGATGGCCGACAAGCGCACCGGCGGCAAGTACGACGAGCAGATCGACAAGGGCGTCGACCAGGCCCAGGCGCGTACCGGCGAGGGCGACCAGGCGCGCTGACCCCGGCACCACCGTCCCGGGTCGCCGTACGCGGCGGCCCGGGACCGTCCTTTCCGGAGCCGGCTCAGTTCTGCCGGTCGCGCAGCTCGGCCGTCGAGGTGGTGCGGCCGCTGAGCGCGTCGCGCATCCGGTCGACCAGGCCGGTGCCCGGGTTGAGCAGCCGGTTCGCTGGCGGGTGGTCCGGTGCGGCCGGGTGCGGCCGGGTCGGTGCCGCCTTCTTGGCAGCGGTCACCTTGCCGGCCAGTTCCACCAGTTCCTCCCGGGCCACCGCGGCGCGCAGCCGCGGGAACAGGTCGCTCTCCTCGTCCTGCACGTGGTGGCGGATGGTGCTGGTCAGGTGGGTCAGCAACGGGTCGAAGCGGGGGTCGGAGGGGTCCAGCGACTCCAGCTCCTTCATGGTCCGTTCGGCGTCGGCGTGCTCGCTGATCTCGTGTTCGGCGAGCTGGTCGCCGTCCGGCAGCGCCTTGCGGGCCAGCGGGTAGACGTACATCTCCTCGGCGACGGCGTGCCTGATCAGCTCGGCGATCACCACGTCGGCCAGCTGCCGGCGGTGCTCGGGGGTGCCCTGCCGGGTCTCCAGTTCGACGAAGAGCGTCTCCACCTCGCGGTGGTCGGCGGTCAGCACGTCGACGACGTCCTGGCCGGCGGCGGTCTGTGTCTCGGTCATGA
This genomic window contains:
- a CDS encoding hemerythrin domain-containing protein, translating into MTETQTAAGQDVVDVLTADHREVETLFVELETRQGTPEHRRQLADVVIAELIRHAVAEEMYVYPLARKALPDGDQLAEHEISEHADAERTMKELESLDPSDPRFDPLLTHLTSTIRHHVQDEESDLFPRLRAAVAREELVELAGKVTAAKKAAPTRPHPAAPDHPPANRLLNPGTGLVDRMRDALSGRTTSTAELRDRQN
- a CDS encoding antitoxin codes for the protein MSDFMDKAKDFADKHDKQVDQGLEKGGEMADKRTGGKYDEQIDKGVDQAQARTGEGDQAR